Genomic DNA from Defluviimonas aquaemixtae:
AGCGCCGAGAGGCGGCGCTTGTGCGTCACCTCGGAGAGCGGGTTGGTCTGGTCCATGAACTGGCTGAGCTGCGAGGAGCCGAAGAACTCGCGCACCGCGGCCGCCGCCGGCTTGGCGTTGATCAGGTCCTGCGGCATCACCGTGTCGATCTCGACCGAGGACATGCGTTCCTTGATGGCGCGCTCCATGCGGAGCAGGCCAACGCGGTACTGGTTTTCCATCAGCTCGCCCACCGAGCGCACACGGCGGTTGCCAAGGTGGTCGATGTCGTCGATCTCGCCCTTGCCGTCGCGCAGTTCCACCAGCGCCTTGATGCAGGCGATGATGTCCTCGCGGTCGAGCGTCCGCTGGGTGTCCGGCTTATCGAGGTCAAGCCGCATGTTCATCTTCACCCGGCCGACGGCCGAGAGATCATAGCGCTCCTTGTCGAAGAAGAGCGTATCGAAGAGCGCCGAGGCGGCCTCGACGGTGGGCGGCTCGCCCGGGCGCATGACGCGGTAGATGTCCATGAGCGCCGTGTCGCGGCTCCAGTTCTTGTCCGCCGCCATTGTGTTGCGGATGTAGGGGCCGACATTGACGTTGTCGATGTCCAGAACCGGGATCCCGGTGATCCCGTTGTCCATCAGCATCTTCACGGTGCCGCCGGTCAGTTCCCCGTCCTTGTCGTAGTCGAGCGTCAGTTCGTCGCCCGCCTCGACATAGATCGCGCCGGTTTCCTCGTTGATGATGTCCTTGGCGACGAAGCGGCCGGCGACATGGTCGAACGGCAGCAGAAGCTCGGTGACTTCGCCTTCGTCGAGCCACTTCTTGACCATCCGCGGCGTGACCTTGTCGCCCGCCTTGCAGATCACCTCGCCCGACTTGGCGTCGACGAGGTCATAGCTTGGCCGCGTGCCGCGCACGCGCTCGGCGAAGAACTTGGTCACCCAGCCCTTGTTCTTCTTCAGCTTGAAGTCGACCGTGTTGTAGTAGGCATCCATGATGCCTTCCTGATCGAGGCCGAGCGCATAGAGCAGCGTCGTCACCGGCAGCTTCCGGCGGCGGTCGATACGCGAGAAGACTGTGTCCTTCGCGTCGAACTCAAAGTCGAGCCAGGAGCCGCGATAGGGAATGATGCGGCAGGCGAACAGAAGCTTGCCCGAAGCATGCGTCTTGCCCTTGTCATGGTCGAAGAACACGCCGGGCGAGCGGTGCATCTGGCTGACGATCACCCGCTCGGTGCCATTCACGATGAAGGTGCCGTTGGGTGTCATCAGGGGCATGTCGCCCATGTAGACGTCCTGCTCCTTGATGTCCTTGACGGACTTCGCGCCGGTATCCTCGTCGACATCGAACACGATGAGACGCAGCGTCACCTTCAGAGGAGCGGCGTATGTCATGTCGCGGCTCTGGCACTCCTCGACATCGTATTTCGGCTTCTCGAGTTCGTACTTCACGAATTCGAGGATTGCGTTCTCGTTGAAGTCCTTGATCGGGAAGACCGACTGGAAAACGCCCTGAATACCATCTCCGTCGGCGGGTTTGTCGCCGTCGCCGGACTTCAGGAACAGGTCGTATGAGGATTTCTGAACCTCGATGAGGTTCGGCATCTCGAGGACTTCACGGATTTTGCCGAAGTATCTGCGGATACGCTTCTGGCCAACGTACGTTTGCGCCATGCTCGTCGTCACCTTTCGTCTCGCGGGGGCGTGCCGTCGGGGCCCGGCACGCGCCGCATGCGAATGAAGGGGGTCGGTTCAATTCATGCCTCCCGTCCCACCGGGAGGCTCCCGAACCGTCAACCGCGCCTTGGAAGGGGCACCTTGGCCGCCGGGGGCCCGGATGCCCCTTCCAAGACAGGTTCGGCTGGGCCCGGGATCGACCCCGGCCCAGCCATCTTCAGGGGTGGGAGCGCCGAAGCACTCCGCCCGATTACTTGAGCTCGACCTTGGCGCCAGCCTCTTCGAGCTTCTTCTTGATCTCTTCGGCTTCGGCCTTCGGCGCGGCTTCCTTCACCTTGCCACCGGCTTCCACGAGATCCTTGGCTTCCTTCAGGCCGAGACCGGTGATCGCGCGCACTTCCTTGATCACGTTGATCTTCTGGGCGCCCGCCTCGACGAGAACAACGTCGAATTCGGTCTTTTCCTCGGCCGCGGCAGCTTCGCCGCCAGCAGCCGGACCGGCCATCATCACCGCGCCGCCGGCGGCGGGCTCGATGCCGTATTCGTCCTTCAGGATGGTTTTCAGTTCTTGGGCCTCGAGCAGCGTGAGGTTCACGATCTCTTCGGCGAGTTTCTTCAGATCAGCCATTTCTCTGTTCCGTTCCTAGGTATGTGTTCCAACGACGGGTTTCACCCCACGAAGGTACGAAGTTGCTCACGCGGCTTCCCGCTCTTCCAGAGTGGAAAGAATGCCCGCGATGTTCGAAGCAGGTGCGCCAATGGCCCCGGCGATGTTCGAAGCGGGGGCGCCGATGCAGCCCGCGATGGAAGCGATGAGCTCCTCACGCGACGGCAGGGCGGCCACGGCTTTGACACCGGCCTGGTCCAAGACTGTCTCGCCCATGGCACCGCCGAGGACCACGAATTTCTCGTTGGCCTTGGCGTATTTGTCCGCGACCTTGGCCGCAGCCACAGGATCTTCGGAATAGGCGAGAACGGTCATGCCCGTCAGAAGATTGCCGATGCTTGCGCAGGGCTTTCCCTCAAGGGCGATCTTGGCGAGCCTGTTCTTGGCGACGCGGACGGACCCGCCTGCGGAACGCATTTCCGCGCGCAGGTCCTGCATCTGAGCAACTGTCATGCCTTCGTAGTGGGCAACCACCACGACGCCAGAGCTTTCGAAGATCTGGCCGAGTTCCTCGACCACTTTCTCTTTCTGGGCTCTATCCACAGTTTCACTCCAAGTATGGGGGTTTCCCCCCGGCTCACTTCTGCCCCCGGATCGTCTCGGGGGCGTTCGGGTCCGTGATGGTCCCGAGGCCAGGATCGCCCGAGGTCGGACCCCGGAAACTCCAGTCTCGTTCCCCATCTCAGGAAGGAATTACAGGGATCTCTCCCAACCCTCCGTCTCGGACAGGACGGGGCGTCTCCGCCCCGCCATTTCCCGGACATGCGCCCGGAAAATTCTGTTTCCGCAATGCGGGCTCAGGCCCACCTTGCGTTGTCAGTGCGCGTTAGCCGAGGCGAGATCGACGCTGACGCCCGGCCCCATCGTGGACGACAGCGACACCTTCTTCATGTAGGTGCCCTTGGCGCCCGTCGGCCTGGCCTTCGAAACTGCGTCGATGAAGGCGCGGACATTTTCCGCAAGCTTCGCCTCATCGAACGATACCTTGCCGATACCCGCGTGGATCACGCCGGCCTTCTCGGCCCTGAACTGGACCTCTCCGCCCTTCGCAGCCTTGACCGCGTCGGTGACGTCCATCGTCACCGTGCCGACCTTGGGGTTCGGCATCAGGTTCCGCGGCCCGAGAATCTTGCCCAGACGGCCGACGATCGGCATCATGTCAGGCGTCGCGATGCAGCGGTCGAACTCGATCTTGCCGGTCTGGACGATCTCCATCAGGTCCTCGGCGCCGACGATATCGGCCCCGGCTTCCTTGGCCTCATCAGCCTTTGCGCCGCGGGCGAAGACCGCCACGCGCACTGTCTTGCCGGTGCCGTTCGGCAGCGTCACGACGCCGCGGACCATCTGGTCGGCATGGCGCGGATCGACACCGAGATTCATCGCGATTTCCACCGTCTCGTCGAACTTGGCGGTTGCCGATCCCTTGATCAGCTTGACGGCGTCCTCGACCGAGAGGTTAGACTTACCTTCGAATGCGGCCTTCGCCGCGGCTGTGCGTTTACCGAGCTTGGCCATGACTACCCCTTCACCTCAATGCCGATCGAACGGGCGGAGCCGAGGATGATCTGCATCGCGGCCTCGACGTCGTTCGCTGACAGGTCCGGCATCTTGGCTTCGGCGATCTGGCGCACCTGCGCCACGGTCACGTAGCCCGCCGTCTCACGACCCGGCTTTTCCGAACCTTTCGGACGGTTGCGCTTGCCCACCGGCTTCAGGCCGGCGGCCTTCTTCAGGTAGAAGGACGCGGGCGGCGTCTTGGTCTCGAAGCTGAAGGACTTGTCGGCATAGTAGGTGATGACGACGGGCACCGGGGCGCCCTGCTCCATCTCCTGGGTTTTCGCGTTGAAGGCCTTGCAGAATTCCATGATGTTGATACCGCGCTGCCCCAGCGCCGGACCAACGGGGGGCGAGGGATTGGCCTGCCCCGCCTTGATTTGCAGCTTGAGGCTGCCAATTACTTTCTTGGCCATCTGGCCTCTCCTTTGTCACTTGCACCTGAAGGGCGCAGTTTAGTGGTCCGGTCCCCCCGGATCAGATCCGGGGTCGCCTCCCACGGCTCACACGTCAGGCTACTTTCTGCACCTGCGTGAATTCCAACTCGACCGGCGTCGGCCGGCCAAAGATCGAGACCGTCACCTTCAAGCGGCTCGAATCTTCATCCACTTCCTCGACCATGCCCGAGAACCCGTCGAACGGCCCGTCGGTCACCTTCACCTGCTCGCCCACCTCGAAGCGGATCAGATTGCGCGGTGCGGCCTCGCCTTCCTCGACGCGGTTCAGGATCTGGTTCACCTCGTCGTCGCGCATAGGCATTGGCTTGCCCTGCGGGCCGAGAAAACCCGTCACGCGGTTGATCGAGTTGATCAGGTGATAGCCCCGGTCCGTCATGTCCATGTGCACGAGCACGTAGCCCGGCATGAAACGGCGCTCGGACGTCACCTTCTTGCCGCGACGGATCTCGAGAACCTCTTCGGTCGGCACGAGAACCTCGTCGATCTCGTCATCGAGACCCTTCTCGGCCACGGCATGCTTGATCTGCTCGGCAACTTTCTTCTCGAAGTTCGAGAGAACGCTCACCGAATACCACCGCTTCGCCATCTGCCTCCGACCTCGTTCGACCGGCGCCGTTCCGCCGGATTATTTCGCATTTCCAATGGGTTGCCCCAAGCTCTCCCGAACAAAAAACAGCGCGCATACCGAATCGTTGCGCGCCGGTGCCGGGAAAGTGCGCTCCAGTTACAAAGCTTTGACCACAATTACAAGGCCGAACGGCCGGACTCAGGTGGGTGGATCAGCCCGCCACGCCGATGATTGTCGTCAGCCCGAACCGGATCACCATGTCGACAAGGAAAAAGAAGACCGAAGTCAGAGCCGCCATGATGAAGACCATGATCGTGGTCGTGACCACTTCCTTGCGGTTCGGCCAGTGGACCTTCGCGGTCTCGGAACGGACCTGCTGGAGGAACTGCAGGGGATTTGTGGCCATCTCAGTCTCGCTTCGCCTCGTGCTGCAACGGATGCGACATACGCCCCCCGGGCAGCGAATTCAAGCCCGCAGGCCACAGGCGGTGGATGCGGGGAAGACGCTCCGCGCCTCAGCGCCCGCGTCGCGCGTCCTTCGCCTTCTTGGCCGACTTGTGGAGCCGTCCGGTCGCCTTCGCCCGGCGCCGCAGCTCGGCCTGCGACGCCGTGTGCAGCGCGTCCTCTGCCCTGAGCTTCTTCCAGCGTTCCAGACGCGCGGCATCGATGCGCCCCTCCCCAATCGCCGCCTGCACGGCGCAGTCCGGCTCCGGCCCGTGCGTGCAGTCGGCGAAGCGGCAGTCGGAGGCGAGCTCGGCAATCTCGGAAAAGGTCTCGTCGATCCCCTCGGCCATGTCGGTCAGCCGAAGCTCCCGCATCCCCGGCGTGTCAATCAGCCAGCCACCGCCCGAAATCGCGTGCATCTCACGCGCGGTCGTCGTGTGGCGTCCCCTCATGTCGTCCTCGCGCACCGCGCCGGTCTCGAGGTCGAGTCCCGTGAGCGCGGAGGCGAGCGTCGACTTGCCCACACCCGACATGCCGAGAAAGGCGACCGTCTGGCCCGGGCCGCACCACGGGCGAAGCGCCTCCGCCGCGCCGGGTGCCTTGGCGTTCAGCGCGACCGCCGGCACCGCCGGCCCGATGGCGCGCAGTCGGTCGAGAAAGCTGTCCGGGTCGTCGGCATGGTCGATTTTCGTCAGGACGAAAACGGGCGGAATGCCCCCCGCATGGGCGAGCGCGAGGTAGCGCTCCAGCCGTGCTTCGTTGAATTCCTCGGTGCAAGAAGTGGTTATGAACACCGCATCGACATTGGCGACGATAAGCTGTTCGCGCGAGGGGTCGCCCGCGGCTCGGCGGAAGATGCGCGACTTGCGGTCGAGGAGCCGCTCCAGCCGCTCGGTTTCGGGGTCCATGAGAACCCAGTCGCCGACCGCGATGTCGCCGGCCGAAAGAGCGCCGGGCAGCGCGATCTGCGCGGTCCCCTTTTCGCTCAGAATGGAAACGCGGTCGCGGTGAACACCGCTCACGCGGGCGGGCGTGAAGCGGACGAGCTCGTCCTCGTCGAGCTGGCGCAGGAAGTCCGACGACCATCCGAGATCGCCGAGCGTAACATGGTTCGGGGTCAAGTTTCTGCCCTCTTGTCAAACCGATAACATTGCCCGGCGGTCAGCGCCGCGAGCGGGTGATGTCGGGATGGGCGGGGCAGACCTGAACTCTCAGACGGCCCCGGCCCGGAGGAAAACAAGCTCTGCCATGTTCTTCTCCTTCGCGGCTCGGGGGTCGAGGGTGAGAGGCTGGACAACGACCCAAGCGGGGCTCGTTACGGCTGCTTCCTTCCGGACCTGACCGGGTTGGCGAGGCGCTCGCCCGCGCCAACCTCTCGCACCCGGATATAAGCCCTGCGACACGGATTCGCAAGGCGGCGGGACGTCGGCAACGCGTCGGCAAAACGTATGGCAGAGCCGCACTGCGCGTTCGGGCGCGGTTTACCCCGATCGGCGAGGATTCAGCCATCCGCAGAGGAGCCCGCCGATGACCAACCGCCCCGCACCGCCCGCCCGCTTCACCCAGACCCGCTCCGCCCGGATGGCCCGCGCCCGGCTTGCCCGCCATCTTCAGGGCTTCGACGACGACATGAAGCTCTGGTGGCGGGTGCAGGCGCTGGTCCCCGAGGCCTGGGCGACGGTCGAGGAGGACATCGACTGCGAGGAGGAGAAGGTGAAGGTCACGCTGAGGCTCGACGCGAGCGTGGCGAAGCTCTTCCGCGCGATGGGCAAGGGCTACCAGGCGCGCATCAACCACATCCTCGCGACCTATGCCCGGATGCGGATGGGCGAGATCGACCGGCAAGCGCGCAACATGCAGGAGGTGATGGCGGATTACGGTGTCGTCCAGTCCGACGAGGCGCGGCAGACCTATCTCGCGGTGCGGGATGTCGCGGACCTCTTCGACGCCGAGACCCGCGCGATGATGGACGCTGCCTTCGGGGTGAAGGGGTGAGGGGGTGGCAGCTCTGCGGGACGGAGCGGACGTTTGGCGCCTCACGCCGAATTGCCGGTTCTGACTCTTCGCCCCACTTGAAAGGTCGTGTGGCATCGGTCAAAAAGGCCTTGGTTCAGCCGATCGCTGCCTTCTATTTACGCACAAGTCATGCGAAAAAAAGGTGACGATCAGATCGAATCTGGCGCGCTGCACGCTCGTTTTGTCGTAGAGCCGACACTCACGTGCACCCTCTATGTTTGCGAACTTGTCCCATAGTGCTTCCTTCCATTCCAAAGAAGGGATCGCACCATCAAACCCTGGGATCAAACACCTAGGCGACACAACCGAGCCGAAGATCAACGCAGGCAAACCGATCTTTACCTTGAAACCGCTGATTGCGCGGACGCTGTCGCTGGCGATGTAGCCGGTATTGACGCAGGCGAACCCCAGCCCCATCACAAGATAGATCGGCAAGGTAGTGATGAACACGTTTGTCAATGCTTGTTTCCGATCATTGCGTTAAACGCGATCGTGGTCGGAGGAGCGTCCAATCCCGCCTATTTTGCCCGGCCCGATAGAAAATGGCGGGCTTCGTTGAAAGCGAGCTTCGCCACGGCTTCACTTCCCTCGCTGATCCGAAGGCGATCCATCGGGATTTCCAGCGCCAACGGAATATCCGCGGACATCCGATCAAGGATGCT
This window encodes:
- the rsgA gene encoding ribosome small subunit-dependent GTPase A produces the protein MTPNHVTLGDLGWSSDFLRQLDEDELVRFTPARVSGVHRDRVSILSEKGTAQIALPGALSAGDIAVGDWVLMDPETERLERLLDRKSRIFRRAAGDPSREQLIVANVDAVFITTSCTEEFNEARLERYLALAHAGGIPPVFVLTKIDHADDPDSFLDRLRAIGPAVPAVALNAKAPGAAEALRPWCGPGQTVAFLGMSGVGKSTLASALTGLDLETGAVREDDMRGRHTTTAREMHAISGGGWLIDTPGMRELRLTDMAEGIDETFSEIAELASDCRFADCTHGPEPDCAVQAAIGEGRIDAARLERWKKLRAEDALHTASQAELRRRAKATGRLHKSAKKAKDARRGR
- a CDS encoding BrnA antitoxin family protein, translating into MTNRPAPPARFTQTRSARMARARLARHLQGFDDDMKLWWRVQALVPEAWATVEEDIDCEEEKVKVTLRLDASVAKLFRAMGKGYQARINHILATYARMRMGEIDRQARNMQEVMADYGVVQSDEARQTYLAVRDVADLFDAETRAMMDAAFGVKG
- the rplL gene encoding 50S ribosomal protein L7/L12 — its product is MADLKKLAEEIVNLTLLEAQELKTILKDEYGIEPAAGGAVMMAGPAAGGEAAAAEEKTEFDVVLVEAGAQKINVIKEVRAITGLGLKEAKDLVEAGGKVKEAAPKAEAEEIKKKLEEAGAKVELK
- the rplJ gene encoding 50S ribosomal protein L10, which gives rise to MDRAQKEKVVEELGQIFESSGVVVVAHYEGMTVAQMQDLRAEMRSAGGSVRVAKNRLAKIALEGKPCASIGNLLTGMTVLAYSEDPVAAAKVADKYAKANEKFVVLGGAMGETVLDQAGVKAVAALPSREELIASIAGCIGAPASNIAGAIGAPASNIAGILSTLEEREAA
- the rplK gene encoding 50S ribosomal protein L11, translated to MAKKVIGSLKLQIKAGQANPSPPVGPALGQRGINIMEFCKAFNAKTQEMEQGAPVPVVITYYADKSFSFETKTPPASFYLKKAAGLKPVGKRNRPKGSEKPGRETAGYVTVAQVRQIAEAKMPDLSANDVEAAMQIILGSARSIGIEVKG
- a CDS encoding AEC family transporter; translation: MFITTLPIYLVMGLGFACVNTGYIASDSVRAISGFKVKIGLPALIFGSVVSPRCLIPGFDGAIPSLEWKEALWDKFANIEGARECRLYDKTSVQRARFDLIVTFFSHDLCVNRRQRSAEPRPF
- the rplA gene encoding 50S ribosomal protein L1 produces the protein MAKLGKRTAAAKAAFEGKSNLSVEDAVKLIKGSATAKFDETVEIAMNLGVDPRHADQMVRGVVTLPNGTGKTVRVAVFARGAKADEAKEAGADIVGAEDLMEIVQTGKIEFDRCIATPDMMPIVGRLGKILGPRNLMPNPKVGTVTMDVTDAVKAAKGGEVQFRAEKAGVIHAGIGKVSFDEAKLAENVRAFIDAVSKARPTGAKGTYMKKVSLSSTMGPGVSVDLASANAH
- the nusG gene encoding transcription termination/antitermination protein NusG, encoding MAKRWYSVSVLSNFEKKVAEQIKHAVAEKGLDDEIDEVLVPTEEVLEIRRGKKVTSERRFMPGYVLVHMDMTDRGYHLINSINRVTGFLGPQGKPMPMRDDEVNQILNRVEEGEAAPRNLIRFEVGEQVKVTDGPFDGFSGMVEEVDEDSSRLKVTVSIFGRPTPVELEFTQVQKVA
- the secE gene encoding preprotein translocase subunit SecE produces the protein MATNPLQFLQQVRSETAKVHWPNRKEVVTTTIMVFIMAALTSVFFFLVDMVIRFGLTTIIGVAG